The nucleotide sequence TGGTCGCCATATCCGGTCCATTGATGGGTTGTGAGCGCGTTTGGAGGTGCGCCCGAAAATGAGGGGAAAATAGCGCACAGGCTATGCCGGGTCAAATTATGGCACAGGGAAGTGTGCGCATTACAGTGTTATTTTTACGGTTTTTATCCCCTGCGCTGCTTTGCATCGCCCATTGCAAGCGGAATGCAATCACAGAGAACAGGCGGAAGTTCGGTTTTTCCCAGCAGAGCACAAAACCGAGGGTTAATCCGTGCTAAACCAAAATCCAAAGGTGCCGATACAGGGTGAGTAAGTTAGAATAGCGCCAGTTTGAGCTGGCCAGAGTAACCCGGGCATTCTGATGTCATTTGGGTTGATAAGAAAAAATTACAGAGGAGTGATCCGTGGATTTGGCAACCCTCATAGGCTTAGTTGGTGCCTTTGCTTTTGTCATTATGGCGATGCTGCTGGGTGGCAGCCTTGATATCTTTTTCAATGTGCCCTCGATTTTGATTGTATTGGGCGGGACCTTATTTGTTGTCTTAATGAAGTTCAGCCTGTCGCAGTTTTTTGGCGCCGCCAAAATTGCGGCCAAAGCCTTTATGTTTAAAACAGATGATCCGGAAGATTTGATTGCCAAGATTGTCGAAATGGCGGATGCGGCACGTAAAGGCGGTTTTCTGGCGCTGGAAGAAATGGAAGTCAATAACAGCTTCCTGCGCAAAGGGATTGATTTACTTGTCGATGGCCATGACGCCGATGTTGTACGTTCGACACTGCAAAAAGATATCGGGCTGACCAACGAGCGCCATGAACGGGGGATCAGTATATTCAGCTCCTTGGGTGAAGTGTCACCGGCGATGGGGATGATCGGTACCCTGGTCGGTCTGGTTGCTATGCTGACTAATATGGACGATCCCAAATCAATCGGCCCGGCCATGGCTGTGGCGTTGTTAACCACTTTGTATGGTTCGATCCTGGCCAACATGGTGGCGATTCCGATTGCCGATAAACTGTCCTTGCGTAAAAACGAAGAACGCCTGAACCGCCGCCTGATCCTTGATGGGGTGCTGGCGATTCAGGATGGCCAGAATCCGCGTGTGATTGATGGTTTTCTGAAAAATTACCTCCATGAAAAACAACGCCGTACCGACGTTGATGAATAAGGAGGCAGGTGATGGACGAGACCGAATGCAACTGTAAGAAAGGCGCACCGGCCTGGATGGCAACGTTCGCCGATCTGGCGACTCTGCTGATGTGTTTTTTCGTGCTGCTGCTGTCGTTTTCTGAGATGGACGTGTTGAAGTTCAAGCAAATTGCAGGCTCGCTGAAATTTGCCTTTGGTGTACAGAACATGGTGGAAGTGAAAGATATTCCGAAAGGCACCAGCGTGATTGCACAGGAATTTCGTCCGGGACGGCCTGAGCCCACCCCAATTGAAGTCATCATGCAGCAAACTATCGACATGACGCAGCGGACGCTGGACTTCCATGAAGGTGAATCAGAAAAAGCCGGCGGCACCAAGCGCGAAGCCGGTAAACTGACTGGCGGGCGCTCCGAGCACACCGCCACTCAGATGAACCAGAATACGCAGTCGGAGATGACGCAAGCCCAGCAGCAATTGGCCGATGTTTTGCAAACGGCCCTTGAGCGTGAAATCCAGGAGAAATTGATTGAGGTTGAAAACCTGGGTCAGCAGGTGGTGATCCGTATTCGTGAAAAAGGAGCGTTTCCGGAAGGGTCGGCGTTTTTGCAGCCTAAGTTTCGCCCACTGGTACGCCAGGTGGCCGAGCTGGTCAAAGACGTCCCCGGCGTGATTACCGTGTCTGGTCATACGGATAATCAGCGGCTGGACTCTGAGCTATACCGTTCCAACTGGGACTTGTCGGCGCAGCGTGCTGTGTCCGTCGCTCAGGAAATGGAAAAAGTGCAGGGCTTTGATCATCAACGGATGCGCGTGCTTGGGCTGGCGGATACTTCGCCGCTGGACAGCAATGACACCCTGGACGGACGGAAGCGTAACCGGCGGGTAGAAATTGCCATCATGCAGGGGAAACCGCATTTTACCAATGAACTGACCAGTGACCCGGCAGGGGAATCTGCCGTCCCGTCAAATTAAGCCTACAATCTGAGTAAGGACATGATGCGTGTTCGCCTGACAGGGCGAGTACGCATCAGGCAGCGAGAGAAGGAGCCAGGATGGACCACGTGTCTGTGAAACTCTTCGCTCGCTGTTTTTTCTGATAATCCTTTGTATTTCAGCGACCGCTTGCTTGCTGTATAATCCGCGCCTTTAGTTAGGCCCTGTGAAGCGAAGCATGTTATGAAATTTATTGTAAAGCCCCATCCAGAGATTTTTGTAAAGAGTGAATCAGTGCGGAAGCGCTTTACCAAAATCCTGGAGTGCAATATCCGCATTATCCTTCAGCGCCTGTCTGATCAAGTGGCTGTGTACAACCGACGCAGCTACATTGATGTCACAGTGAAGGACGACAGCCTCCGTGATCAGGTTCTGACCGTACTGACCCAGACGCCTGGGATTCACCATGTGCTGGAAGTGAAACAAACCGATTTCACCGACATGCACGATATCTTCGAGCAGACTCTGGCCCATGTCGGCAGCGAACTTGACGGCAAAACCTTTTGTGTACGCGCCAAGCGGGTGGGTAAACACGACTTTACCTCCATCGAGCTGGAACGTTACGTGGGCGGCGGTCTGAATCAGGCCGTTGAAAGTGCCAAAGTGCAACTGAAAAATCCGCAGGTGACGGTCAAGATTGAAGTGGACGGCGAGAAACTCAATCAGGTGCTTGCCCGCCATAAGGGGCTGGGTGGCTTCCCGCTGGGGACACAGGAAGATGTACTGAGCCTGATCTCAGGTGGTTTCGATTCCGGAGTGTCCAGCTATCTGCACATCAAGCGCGGCAGTAAAGTGCATTACTGTTTCTTCAACCTGGGCGGTCCGGCGCACGAAATTGGTGTGAAGCAGGTTTCTCACTACCTGTGGAAGAAATTCGGCTCTTCGGCCAAAGTGAAGTTCATTGCCATTGATTTCGAACCTGTTGTGGCAGAAATCCTGGAGAATGTTGATGACGGCCAGATGGGCGTGGTGCTCAAGCGTATGTTTATGCGTGCGGCAGGTCAGGTTGCTGAGCGATTTGGGATTCAGGCGCTGGTGACCGGCGAAGCGCTGGGCCAGGTATCCAGCCAGACGCTGACCAATCTGCGTCATATCGACAATGTGACCGATACATTGATTCTTCGTCCGCTGATCAACTGGGACAAAGAAGATATTATCAATGTTGCTCGTGATATCGGCACCGAAGACTTTGCCAAGACTATGCCTGAGTTCTGCGGTGTGATCTCGAAAAGCCCGACCGTGAAGGCGGTGAAAGAAAAACTGGAAGCTGAAGAAGCCAAGTTTGATTTTGCGGTGCTGGATCGTGTGGTGAGTGAAGCGCGTATCCTCGATATCCGCGACATCGAAAAAGAAAGCCAGGAGCAGGCACCAGAGATTGAGCTGGTGGATCAGATTGACGGCAACAGTACTGTACTGGATATCCGTAGTCCGGACGAGGAAGATGAAAGCCCGCTGCACATCGAAGGGGTGGAAATCAAGCATCTGCCGTTCTACAAACTGGCAACTCAGTTTGGCGATTTACCTCAGGATAAAACCTATCTGCTGTATTGTGCTCGCGGTGTGATGAGTCGCTTACAGGCGCTGTACCTGAAAGAAAATGGTTTCGATAATGTGAAGGTTTATCGTCCATAATCCTCAATTGCTTTGCTTTGCTTTGCTTTGCTTTGCTTTGCTTTGCTTTGCTTTGCTTTGCTTTGCTTTGCTTTGCTTTGCTTTGCTTTGCTTTGCTTTGCTTTGCTTTGCTTTTCGTTCCCTCCCCTTGGCAAGGGGAGGGTTAGGGTGGGGTTCGTGAGGCGAGCGCGTTTTTTGCGCCAGTGCCAGATAACCCCCTCCTGACCTCCCCCTTGAAAAGGGGGAGGGATCGTACAACGATGACTGAAACCGCGAAGATTCCCCCCCTTAGCAAGGGGATAAATGATCAGCCTTTCCCCACCACGTCGAAACACATGCTCGGCCACATCACCATAGGTTCTGCCACTTTGGCGGTTGTGGCTTTCCCCAGCAGCAGGGTGATGATTTCCAGTGCAAACTCTTGCGATGTACCCGGTGCCTGACTGGTCAGCAGATTGTTATTCACATCAAACATCACGCGGCGACCTTCACGGCGGCGGTGCTCAGGAATCCGGTCAACAAAGGCCGGGTGAGCCGTCATCAGTGCGTCCGGATACAGCTGGTGGTGTTCGAGCACCACAGCCGGTGCGGCACAGATCGCCGCCACAAGTTTACCGTCATATTTGTGCTGCTTGACGAACTCTACCGTCAGCGTGCTGTCTCTGAGGTATTCTGCACCAGACAGGCCGCCGGGCAGGACCACACAGTCGAATGGTTCATCGGCAATTTCAACCAGCGGGCAGTCTGCGGTGAGTGTGATCCCCCGCGAGCCTTTCACCGCCAGTGCCCCGTCCTCTGCCACACTGGCGATAGTGACTTGCATACCGGCCCTGATCAGAATATCAACCGTATTGATGACCTCCATTTCTTCGCTACCGGGGGCAATACAGACCGCCACTTTAGGTGACCGGACGGAGGAGGGTTGTGGGTTAGCCATAATTTTGCTCCAAATGTTTGATCTGTTGCCACAGGACGAAGTTCGCTGGTGTGGCAAGCTGAAAATGGTGTGCCTGTTCAATCAGAAAGCCGGTAATGGCGTCGATTTCCGTTGGCCGCTGGTTGGCAACATCCTGCTGCATGGATGAATAATTGGCCGCCGTGGCTTGGATGACGGTCAGCGTGCGTTGCAATAGCGATTCGGTGCTGGTGGTGTGGCCGGCGGCTGTCATGACAGCTGCCACTTCGCGACAGATGTCTGTCAGTTCGGCTGTAAAATCCGGCGCTGCCAGATCGCCATTGCGGCATTGGTGGATGGCCGTCAGCGGATTGATGGCGCAATTGATGGCCAGTTTCTGCCATTGCGGAGCGTGAATATCTTCATGCCACTGGCAGGGAGCCAGCGCCGTATTCAGCACCCCGGCCAGGGATTGCCATTGTTTACCGGCCCTATTGACTGCGCCCAGCCAGGTTGGGCCGACACCTGTATGGCGAACACTCTGGTGGTCGACACGTAAAGCCGCCTGAGAGGTGGTTGCATAGAGTACCGGATTATCCGGCAGCAGTTGCAGCACCTCGTTTTCTGTTCCCATGCCGTTGTGCATCACAATCACAGGTGTTGCGGTGCGCAGCCAGGGGGCGATGCTCTGGATTGACTCCAAGACTTGAAAGGCTTTTACCGTGATCAGAATGACATCGCTCGAGGTCAGCCGTTCGGGCTGATTGCAGCAAAAGGTGAAAGTATCTGTGTCCGGCGCATCCAGGCCTTGCCATTGCAGTGTAAAGGCTGTGTCAGTCTGGCGGCGCCAGAGGTGGATGGCGTGGCCTTGTCTGGCCAGAGCGCCGGCCCAGAGGCTGCCTATGGCACCAGCGCCAACTAAGGTAATCTTCACGGTATTGCCTGTTGGGAAAGGAATCACTGAAGCCTATTGTAGCGGCTGGGAAATCAAGGGGTAAAGTAAAAGTCCGGATACCTGAGTACCCGGACCGGACGGTTGTCAGAACTTATAGGTGACAGAGAAATAATGGGAGGGGCCAGTGGACTCAAAGCTATCTGAATCTTCAATCAGGTAGACATCATAGAAGAGTTTCAGACCGTAGCCGACCGAGAAGCGGTCGGAGTGCCAGTACAGCCCGTTAAACCAGTTCCCGCCATGGGTGGCCTGGGAATTGCCGTTAAACTCATCATCCGCGCCAAACTGGTAATCAATATAGCCCTGGTAAGAAATGAATGTGCCATTATCAAAGGTATAGAAGGGTTTAAACCAGTTGGTGGATATCTGGTAGCCGTTCCAGTCTTTGGCGTTCACATCGTACAAACCATACAGATTCAGGCCGACTTTCCCAAACCAGGGCACCATGATATCGGAGCCGATCCCCCAGAAGGAGTTATTGACGTCCTGCGCACCGCCTCCCCAGTTGAACAGGGTGGCAAAATAAAGCTCCTGCACCGGGCCGAATGAGAGATCGGTTTTGGTGAGCGCATCAAGCGAAACCCGCGGCGCAAATTTCATGAACATTTTAGG is from Photobacterium sp. TLY01 and encodes:
- a CDS encoding DJ-1 family glyoxalase III — translated: MANPQPSSVRSPKVAVCIAPGSEEMEVINTVDILIRAGMQVTIASVAEDGALAVKGSRGITLTADCPLVEIADEPFDCVVLPGGLSGAEYLRDSTLTVEFVKQHKYDGKLVAAICAAPAVVLEHHQLYPDALMTAHPAFVDRIPEHRRREGRRVMFDVNNNLLTSQAPGTSQEFALEIITLLLGKATTAKVAEPMVMWPSMCFDVVGKG
- a CDS encoding outer membrane protein OmpK gives rise to the protein MKQTRLALALGAVLVVPGTAFAADYTDGDIHKNDYKWFQFNLMYALEEYPRAPSDPSGHDYLEMEFGGRSGIFDLYGYVDFFDLTESDASDKKDRPKMFMKFAPRVSLDALTKTDLSFGPVQELYFATLFNWGGGAQDVNNSFWGIGSDIMVPWFGKVGLNLYGLYDVNAKDWNGYQISTNWFKPFYTFDNGTFISYQGYIDYQFGADDEFNGNSQATHGGNWFNGLYWHSDRFSVGYGLKLFYDVYLIEDSDSFESTGPSHYFSVTYKF
- the panE gene encoding 2-dehydropantoate 2-reductase — translated: MKITLVGAGAIGSLWAGALARQGHAIHLWRRQTDTAFTLQWQGLDAPDTDTFTFCCNQPERLTSSDVILITVKAFQVLESIQSIAPWLRTATPVIVMHNGMGTENEVLQLLPDNPVLYATTSQAALRVDHQSVRHTGVGPTWLGAVNRAGKQWQSLAGVLNTALAPCQWHEDIHAPQWQKLAINCAINPLTAIHQCRNGDLAAPDFTAELTDICREVAAVMTAAGHTTSTESLLQRTLTVIQATAANYSSMQQDVANQRPTEIDAITGFLIEQAHHFQLATPANFVLWQQIKHLEQNYG
- a CDS encoding flagellar motor protein MotB; its protein translation is MDETECNCKKGAPAWMATFADLATLLMCFFVLLLSFSEMDVLKFKQIAGSLKFAFGVQNMVEVKDIPKGTSVIAQEFRPGRPEPTPIEVIMQQTIDMTQRTLDFHEGESEKAGGTKREAGKLTGGRSEHTATQMNQNTQSEMTQAQQQLADVLQTALEREIQEKLIEVENLGQQVVIRIREKGAFPEGSAFLQPKFRPLVRQVAELVKDVPGVITVSGHTDNQRLDSELYRSNWDLSAQRAVSVAQEMEKVQGFDHQRMRVLGLADTSPLDSNDTLDGRKRNRRVEIAIMQGKPHFTNELTSDPAGESAVPSN
- the pomA gene encoding flagellar motor protein PomA, which codes for MDLATLIGLVGAFAFVIMAMLLGGSLDIFFNVPSILIVLGGTLFVVLMKFSLSQFFGAAKIAAKAFMFKTDDPEDLIAKIVEMADAARKGGFLALEEMEVNNSFLRKGIDLLVDGHDADVVRSTLQKDIGLTNERHERGISIFSSLGEVSPAMGMIGTLVGLVAMLTNMDDPKSIGPAMAVALLTTLYGSILANMVAIPIADKLSLRKNEERLNRRLILDGVLAIQDGQNPRVIDGFLKNYLHEKQRRTDVDE
- the thiI gene encoding tRNA uracil 4-sulfurtransferase ThiI, which translates into the protein MKFIVKPHPEIFVKSESVRKRFTKILECNIRIILQRLSDQVAVYNRRSYIDVTVKDDSLRDQVLTVLTQTPGIHHVLEVKQTDFTDMHDIFEQTLAHVGSELDGKTFCVRAKRVGKHDFTSIELERYVGGGLNQAVESAKVQLKNPQVTVKIEVDGEKLNQVLARHKGLGGFPLGTQEDVLSLISGGFDSGVSSYLHIKRGSKVHYCFFNLGGPAHEIGVKQVSHYLWKKFGSSAKVKFIAIDFEPVVAEILENVDDGQMGVVLKRMFMRAAGQVAERFGIQALVTGEALGQVSSQTLTNLRHIDNVTDTLILRPLINWDKEDIINVARDIGTEDFAKTMPEFCGVISKSPTVKAVKEKLEAEEAKFDFAVLDRVVSEARILDIRDIEKESQEQAPEIELVDQIDGNSTVLDIRSPDEEDESPLHIEGVEIKHLPFYKLATQFGDLPQDKTYLLYCARGVMSRLQALYLKENGFDNVKVYRP